The following coding sequences lie in one Mucilaginibacter sp. KACC 22773 genomic window:
- the traJ gene encoding conjugative transposon protein TraJ, translating into MKIQFIKTTILMLAIAFIPSLSHAAGLADDIKGLQGTLDGVYNDMLPMCSQLIGVGQGIAGFGALWYIAVRVYRQIASAEPIDFYPLMRPFGLGLAILLFPTVISVINGVMQPTVSATGGMVQNSDAAIARLLQAKEAAVEKTDTWQMYQGADGDGDREKWYKYTHPNDPTGDKEGMLASVGNDMKFAMAKASYNFRNTVKQWMSEVLQVCYEAAALCINTIRTFYLIVLAILGPLVIGLSVFDGFQHTLTSWLAKYINVFLWLPVANIFGAIIGKVQENMLKIDISQVQNSGDTFFNSTDTAYLIFLIIGIIGYFTVPSVANYIVNAGGGHGLLQKVNTMVISTGNTTMNAASTVGGRMEQGASNIRNMPSDFMAGYNGAGKSADYQEKKLSGK; encoded by the coding sequence ATGAAAATACAATTCATCAAGACTACGATTTTAATGCTGGCGATCGCATTTATCCCGTCGTTATCTCATGCCGCGGGACTGGCTGACGATATTAAAGGGCTACAAGGCACATTGGATGGGGTATACAACGACATGCTGCCCATGTGCAGCCAGTTGATTGGTGTCGGACAGGGTATCGCCGGTTTTGGGGCGCTATGGTATATAGCAGTAAGGGTTTACCGCCAGATCGCCAGTGCAGAACCCATCGATTTTTACCCGTTGATGCGTCCCTTTGGTTTAGGCCTTGCCATTTTATTATTTCCAACGGTTATCTCCGTGATCAACGGCGTCATGCAACCGACGGTAAGCGCTACGGGCGGAATGGTCCAAAATTCTGATGCGGCCATCGCCCGGTTATTACAGGCTAAGGAAGCGGCTGTTGAAAAAACCGATACCTGGCAAATGTACCAGGGGGCAGATGGTGATGGCGATCGTGAAAAATGGTACAAATATACCCACCCGAATGATCCTACAGGTGACAAGGAAGGCATGCTGGCCAGCGTGGGTAACGATATGAAATTTGCCATGGCCAAGGCTTCCTATAATTTTCGCAATACGGTAAAGCAATGGATGTCAGAAGTATTACAGGTTTGTTACGAAGCGGCAGCACTTTGTATCAACACCATCCGGACATTCTACCTGATCGTGCTGGCTATTCTCGGGCCGCTGGTAATCGGTCTTTCCGTATTCGACGGCTTCCAGCACACGTTGACTTCCTGGCTGGCCAAGTATATCAATGTCTTTCTCTGGCTTCCGGTAGCAAACATCTTTGGAGCCATCATCGGAAAGGTGCAAGAGAACATGCTGAAGATCGACATCTCTCAGGTTCAGAATTCTGGCGATACTTTTTTCAATTCCACAGACACAGCTTATCTCATATTCCTGATTATCGGCATTATCGGCTATTTCACGGTGCCGAGCGTTGCCAATTATATCGTTAACGCCGGAGGCGGCCATGGCTTACTTCAGAAAGTAAATACAATGGTCATCAGCACAGGGAATACGACAATGAACGCCGCTTCAACTGTAGGTGGCCGGATGGAACAAGGTGCATCGAATATCCGGAATATGCCATCCGACTTCATGGCCGGTTACAATGGAGCCGGTAAATCCGCAGATTACCAGGAAAAGAAATTATCAGGAAAATAA
- a CDS encoding TerB family tellurite resistance protein yields MKTASRLLLIAALSVGGLLKTVSCKAQAQEMQQLILDIEKLTQMKSILTDMKTGYQIYQQGYGSISSLSKGNFDLHDLYLTGLLAVSPAVRDYGRIADILLMQASLIKQYKTQTSLFHQSGSFSVAELSYMSDVYTRLVSQTLDDIGDLTNIITAGKLRMSDADRIKGIDRIYSSSSDRLQFLQSFGNQGITLSLQRSKDAANTQTLKQLYGIN; encoded by the coding sequence ATGAAAACTGCCTCCAGATTATTACTGATCGCCGCTCTATCCGTAGGGGGCCTTTTGAAAACTGTTTCCTGCAAGGCACAAGCGCAGGAAATGCAGCAGCTTATCCTGGATATTGAGAAACTGACCCAAATGAAAAGTATCCTCACCGATATGAAGACCGGGTACCAGATCTACCAGCAGGGATATGGCAGCATCTCATCTTTATCAAAAGGTAATTTTGACCTGCATGATTTATACCTGACCGGGTTGCTGGCCGTAAGCCCAGCTGTACGCGACTACGGACGTATTGCCGATATCCTCCTGATGCAGGCGAGTTTGATTAAACAATACAAAACTCAAACCAGCCTCTTTCACCAGAGTGGCAGCTTTTCCGTTGCAGAGCTAAGCTACATGAGCGACGTTTATACCAGGCTGGTCAGTCAGACGCTGGATGATATCGGGGACCTGACCAATATTATAACGGCAGGTAAACTGCGAATGTCGGATGCGGACCGCATTAAAGGCATAGACCGGATCTATTCGAGCAGTTCAGATCGGTTACAGTTTCTGCAATCCTTCGGTAACCAGGGTATCACCCTGTCCCTGCAACGCAGTAAAGACGCTGCAAACACCCAAACACTTAAACAACTCTATGGAATAAATTAA
- a CDS encoding conjugal transfer protein TraI: MKKIKLILPVMILFLVMSIHPQQAKAQFVVGDIIKLTVTKVIKAIDLKVQRMQNQTIWLQNAQKALENELSKLKLSEISSWSGQQRQLFGSYYDELWKIKSTIVYYQRIKDLTVKQVALVTEYQQAWSLMKQDQHFSAAELLQMESVYTGILTASAKNLDQIMMIVSSNQTQMSDEQRLELINRAGDKLDDNYSDMRRYNTENEMLSLQRSKDLGDTQTTKALYGIN; encoded by the coding sequence ATGAAAAAAATAAAGCTAATACTGCCTGTAATGATCTTGTTTTTGGTCATGAGTATTCATCCGCAACAAGCCAAGGCTCAGTTTGTGGTTGGCGACATCATCAAGCTAACGGTGACCAAGGTAATCAAGGCGATTGACCTCAAGGTACAGCGGATGCAAAATCAAACCATCTGGTTGCAGAATGCACAAAAGGCGCTGGAAAACGAACTGTCTAAATTGAAACTGTCGGAGATATCCAGCTGGTCAGGTCAACAGCGCCAGCTTTTCGGCAGCTATTACGACGAGTTATGGAAAATCAAATCAACGATTGTCTATTACCAGCGAATTAAGGATCTAACGGTAAAACAAGTCGCACTTGTCACGGAATATCAACAGGCATGGTCGCTGATGAAACAGGATCAGCACTTCTCTGCTGCTGAGCTGCTCCAGATGGAATCTGTATATACGGGCATACTTACGGCAAGCGCGAAGAACCTCGATCAGATCATGATGATCGTGAGCAGTAACCAAACCCAGATGTCCGATGAGCAGCGCCTGGAACTCATCAACCGTGCCGGGGACAAGCTGGATGACAATTACAGTGATATGCGCCGGTACAATACAGAGAACGAAATGCTGAGCCTACAGCGCAGTAAAGATTTAGGAGATACACAAACCACAAAAGCATTATATGGAATCAATTGA
- a CDS encoding TraG family conjugative transposon ATPase — protein sequence MSVFSNAEKIFPIYKVEHDCMVSVHGDLTVAYQVFLPEIFTLSEEDYEVYHQSWVRAIRVLPKHSILHKQDIFIRNSYKGAGGLPENFLTAAADRHFRGRPFLDHSCYLMLTQKAADRKQASSAFSGILRKNVAPKQTTDERMLPEFLEKVGQFERILGDCGLIKLSRLKNDELAGTEVRPGILEQYCFLLSAKDRPMIKDIHLKDRIQVGDQHAQLFSLGDTEDLPALCGSRMTYDKYSSDKTKFPIGFTTQLNLLLNCNHIYNQYLFISDTGKTLKALEAKKLRLQSLSAYSRENAISRDATNDFLNEAISQQRLPIKAHFNVLAWTDDKDELQDIKNQVGSAMAQIGASCKQESDGAAQVWWAGIPGNAADFPENDTFDTFLEQAACFLNLEGNYRSDPPAEGIRFCDRLTGKPVFIDLFDAPRKTGITSNMGMLVCGTSGGGKSMTVNHILRTLYDQGAHCVTVDIGGSYKGLCELVGGYYFTYEESNPIRFNPFYLPAGQSLDTEKKESLKALLVTLWKQENESFMRSEYVALSNALQGYFQFLETNRKVFACFNSFYEYLQKEYVQILKNHNVKDKDFDIDNFLYVLRPYYKGGEFDYLLNATDNLNILEQRFVVIELDNIKDHPILFPVITLLIAELFLSKIRKLKGIRKVLTIDEAWKAIANSGMAGFIQYAFKTIRKFNGIPNVVSQELDDLISSPVIKDAIINNADIKILMDMRKFMNKFDKLQDALGMSDKGKTQVLSVNKDNREIYIDLGGQVMKVVKNELCPEEYYAYTTEGKERVKVQEYADKFGSVEKGIAALVQELKEKVA from the coding sequence ATGTCAGTATTCAGTAACGCGGAAAAAATTTTCCCGATCTACAAAGTTGAACATGATTGCATGGTTTCGGTCCACGGAGATCTTACTGTAGCTTATCAGGTTTTCTTACCGGAGATATTTACTTTATCAGAGGAGGATTATGAAGTTTATCATCAATCCTGGGTACGCGCGATCAGGGTTTTACCCAAGCATAGTATCTTACATAAACAGGATATATTCATCCGTAATTCCTATAAGGGCGCAGGTGGACTGCCCGAGAATTTTTTGACGGCAGCGGCAGACCGGCATTTCCGTGGCCGCCCCTTCCTTGATCATTCCTGCTACCTGATGCTCACGCAAAAGGCAGCTGACCGGAAACAAGCCAGCAGCGCCTTTTCGGGTATTCTCCGGAAGAACGTGGCTCCAAAGCAAACTACCGATGAACGGATGTTACCTGAGTTCCTTGAAAAAGTCGGGCAGTTCGAAAGGATCCTGGGCGATTGCGGACTGATCAAATTAAGCCGCCTAAAAAATGATGAACTGGCCGGTACCGAAGTTAGACCTGGCATTTTGGAACAGTACTGTTTTTTGCTATCTGCCAAAGATCGTCCGATGATCAAGGATATCCATCTGAAAGACAGAATCCAGGTTGGTGACCAGCACGCCCAGCTGTTTTCGCTTGGCGATACGGAAGATCTGCCGGCGCTTTGCGGCAGCCGGATGACCTACGACAAATACAGTTCGGATAAGACTAAATTTCCAATAGGTTTCACCACACAGCTGAATCTGTTATTGAATTGCAATCATATCTACAATCAATATCTTTTTATAAGCGATACCGGGAAAACCCTGAAAGCCCTGGAGGCCAAAAAGCTCCGGCTGCAATCCCTATCCGCCTATAGCCGGGAAAATGCAATCAGCCGTGACGCAACCAATGATTTTCTGAATGAAGCGATAAGCCAGCAAAGGCTGCCCATAAAAGCCCATTTCAATGTACTGGCCTGGACGGACGATAAAGATGAATTACAGGACATCAAAAACCAGGTAGGTTCCGCAATGGCACAAATCGGCGCGAGTTGCAAACAGGAGTCGGACGGGGCCGCACAGGTATGGTGGGCGGGCATACCGGGCAATGCCGCAGATTTTCCGGAAAATGACACCTTCGATACTTTTTTGGAACAGGCCGCTTGCTTTTTAAACCTGGAGGGGAACTATCGAAGTGATCCACCTGCGGAGGGCATCCGATTCTGTGACCGGCTTACGGGAAAACCGGTTTTTATAGACCTCTTTGACGCACCCCGGAAAACAGGGATCACCTCCAATATGGGCATGCTGGTTTGCGGCACCTCAGGTGGCGGTAAAAGCATGACGGTAAACCATATCTTAAGAACATTATATGACCAGGGTGCGCACTGTGTCACCGTGGATATAGGCGGCAGCTACAAGGGTTTATGTGAACTGGTTGGCGGTTATTATTTTACCTATGAGGAAAGCAATCCTATCCGATTTAACCCTTTTTACCTGCCAGCGGGACAATCTTTAGATACGGAAAAAAAGGAAAGCCTGAAGGCACTGCTGGTCACACTCTGGAAACAGGAAAACGAAAGCTTTATGCGCAGTGAGTACGTCGCGCTTTCCAATGCATTACAGGGGTATTTCCAATTCCTGGAGACCAACCGTAAGGTTTTCGCCTGCTTTAATTCCTTTTATGAATACCTGCAAAAAGAATATGTACAGATCCTGAAGAACCATAACGTAAAGGACAAGGATTTTGACATCGATAACTTCTTATATGTCCTGCGGCCCTACTACAAAGGAGGTGAGTTTGACTATTTATTGAATGCCACGGACAACCTGAACATCCTGGAGCAGCGATTCGTGGTCATAGAGTTGGACAATATTAAAGACCATCCCATACTTTTCCCGGTAATTACGCTTTTGATTGCAGAACTTTTTCTTTCCAAGATCAGGAAATTAAAAGGCATCAGAAAAGTGCTGACGATTGACGAAGCATGGAAAGCGATTGCAAACTCTGGGATGGCCGGATTTATCCAGTATGCCTTTAAGACTATCCGGAAATTCAATGGTATACCTAATGTAGTTAGCCAGGAACTGGACGATCTGATCAGTTCGCCTGTAATCAAGGACGCTATTATTAACAACGCGGACATCAAGATCCTGATGGACATGCGCAAGTTCATGAATAAGTTCGATAAGCTGCAGGATGCACTTGGGATGTCTGATAAGGGAAAAACACAGGTCTTGTCCGTGAACAAGGACAACCGGGAGATCTATATCGACCTCGGAGGTCAGGTTATGAAAGTCGTTAAAAATGAACTTTGCCCGGAGGAATATTATGCCTATACGACTGAAGGAAAAGAGCGGGTCAAAGTTCAGGAATATGCCGACAAGTTCGGCAGCGTGGAAAAAGGCATTGCCGCACTGGTCCAGGAATTAAAAGAAAAAGTAGCTTAA
- a CDS encoding DUF4133 domain-containing protein: MPVYQINKGINKPIEFKGLKAQYIGYLAGGLVGLLVLFAIIYIIGFPVYLCIIIISLLGTGLFMQVYKLSHKYGQYGLMKRGAKNYLPGYLKFRSRKLFTRLIK; this comes from the coding sequence ATGCCGGTATATCAAATCAATAAAGGGATCAATAAACCAATAGAGTTTAAGGGCCTTAAAGCACAATATATCGGCTACCTCGCCGGTGGATTGGTTGGATTGCTCGTCCTGTTCGCAATCATTTATATCATCGGTTTTCCGGTCTATCTCTGCATTATCATCATCAGCCTCCTTGGCACTGGCCTGTTTATGCAGGTCTATAAACTCAGCCATAAATACGGCCAATACGGTTTGATGAAGCGCGGTGCGAAAAATTACCTGCCGGGTTACCTAAAATTCCGTTCACGCAAATTGTTCACCCGATTAATTAAATAA
- a CDS encoding DUF4134 domain-containing protein has translation MKTNLLKFKTLWTKQAKWISAVISLLIWNLQSAQAQDGNAGINQATSQVKSYFDTGTNLMYAIGAIVGLVGAIKVFKKWNDGEHDTGKVASSWFGSCIFLVVVATVLKSFFGV, from the coding sequence ATGAAAACGAACCTATTAAAATTCAAAACACTTTGGACAAAACAGGCAAAGTGGATCTCAGCGGTAATCAGCTTGCTGATATGGAACCTACAGTCCGCACAGGCACAGGATGGCAATGCCGGGATCAACCAGGCAACCTCACAGGTAAAGAGTTATTTCGATACCGGGACGAACCTGATGTATGCCATCGGGGCAATTGTGGGACTGGTGGGTGCAATCAAAGTATTTAAGAAATGGAACGATGGAGAACATGATACGGGCAAGGTCGCATCCAGCTGGTTCGGCAGCTGCATCTTCCTGGTAGTGGTTGCCACTGTCTTAAAATCATTTTTTGGAGTATAA
- a CDS encoding RteC domain-containing protein encodes MITKFSDRLYADLNKDLNALTLEEDQVIKRLEKSIHACLKYLRKLKDYCKLNDPGTPAEEIVFFKHIKPKFKSQLIFYQSLLNMEIRKPIGDGKVVSDYFANEIKILYHFFESNLSFYQYVRTQATYLDEYYFVRGNYDVHLDPDQCVIDFDPTFSTTHDHKLAQVLASELMQEHLEHAIQKISQRDAIIQIDTEFRDFDWKQTKCALIELIYCWHATEAFGKKNLKSIVKFIEKSFNISLGNFYDTYDWLCGRPSPTVYIDEMKSAFLLRIQKKLR; translated from the coding sequence ATGATAACTAAATTTAGCGACCGGCTATACGCGGACCTTAACAAAGATCTTAACGCACTGACGCTCGAAGAAGATCAGGTAATAAAAAGGCTGGAAAAATCCATTCACGCCTGCTTGAAATACCTCCGGAAATTAAAAGACTATTGCAAGCTTAATGATCCTGGCACACCAGCTGAAGAAATTGTTTTTTTTAAGCACATCAAACCCAAATTTAAGTCACAACTCATTTTTTACCAATCGCTGCTGAATATGGAGATCAGGAAGCCTATTGGTGACGGCAAAGTGGTATCGGATTATTTCGCCAATGAAATTAAGATCCTTTATCATTTTTTTGAAAGTAATCTCTCCTTTTACCAGTATGTACGTACCCAGGCAACCTACCTTGATGAATACTATTTTGTCCGGGGCAACTACGATGTACATCTTGACCCGGATCAATGCGTCATTGACTTTGATCCAACTTTTAGTACCACGCATGATCATAAACTTGCCCAGGTATTAGCCAGCGAACTGATGCAGGAACACCTGGAACACGCTATTCAGAAGATCAGTCAGAGAGACGCCATTATACAAATTGATACTGAGTTCCGGGATTTTGACTGGAAACAAACCAAATGCGCCCTGATCGAGCTGATCTATTGCTGGCATGCCACAGAAGCGTTCGGCAAAAAAAACCTGAAAAGCATCGTCAAATTCATTGAAAAGTCCTTTAATATTTCCCTTGGGAATTTCTATGATACCTACGACTGGCTTTGCGGCCGCCCCAGTCCGACGGTTTATATTGACGAAATGAAAAGCGCCTTTTTACTCCGGATTCAAAAAAAGCTCAGGTAG
- a CDS encoding sensor histidine kinase — METAQLKTLAKNLELENKYMSVENAYLQNQISPHLLFNSLNFIYTTVRGLSENAGQGVARLSELMRYSLVSADDTRTVSLSEEIAQLENLVELCRMRFGEQFYLRFRKKGKLGGIRIIPLILITLVENMMKHGDLGEKKVPARITLEIKENTLFFETRNRKRNTNLYPKGGLGLKNIKKRLNNYYHERYTMLTRDVEDLFTVTLTLTDL, encoded by the coding sequence ATGGAAACAGCGCAATTGAAAACGCTGGCAAAGAATCTCGAGCTGGAGAATAAGTATATGTCGGTGGAGAATGCTTACCTGCAAAATCAGATCAGCCCCCATCTACTGTTTAACTCATTGAACTTTATCTATACCACTGTACGCGGTCTATCTGAAAATGCGGGTCAGGGTGTAGCACGCTTATCCGAACTGATGCGCTATTCGCTGGTAAGCGCCGACGATACCCGCACGGTATCCCTGTCCGAGGAAATAGCGCAGCTGGAAAACCTGGTGGAATTGTGCCGCATGCGTTTTGGTGAGCAGTTTTATCTCCGGTTCAGGAAAAAGGGTAAGCTGGGCGGCATTCGCATCATACCGCTTATACTCATTACCCTGGTCGAAAATATGATGAAACATGGTGATCTCGGAGAAAAGAAAGTGCCGGCGAGGATTACACTGGAGATAAAGGAAAACACCCTGTTTTTTGAAACGCGTAACCGGAAACGAAATACAAATCTGTACCCTAAAGGCGGACTCGGGTTGAAGAATATTAAAAAAAGATTGAACAATTATTACCATGAACGATACACCATGCTGACCAGGGATGTGGAGGATTTATTTACCGTTACCTTAACTTTAACAGACTTATGA
- a CDS encoding LytR/AlgR family response regulator transcription factor: protein MSISCYVVDDESGAIALMEEYIEQTPELELVGTSLNPVEALDDLTGVNAPDITFVDVDMRLLSGLDLAGMVNLYTTVVFTTAFPQYAVQAFEKEAFDYLLKPITYDRFLKCIQHAKRKRKQAAKNDYPIREDFFNIKSEIKGRMVKITFDEVMYIEGAVNYIQIHTTDGKHMTYLTMKEIEHHLPKPLFARIHRSFIVNVNFVKVTERGQIKLKNGESLDMGDNYKQRFLDLMDAYLIKTNRKPDKDD from the coding sequence ATGAGTATCAGTTGCTATGTCGTAGATGATGAATCAGGTGCGATTGCTTTAATGGAGGAATACATAGAACAAACTCCGGAGTTAGAATTGGTAGGAACTTCGCTCAATCCCGTTGAAGCCCTTGATGACCTGACGGGTGTAAACGCGCCGGATATTACCTTTGTTGATGTCGATATGCGCCTGCTATCGGGTCTTGATCTCGCGGGTATGGTAAATCTGTATACCACTGTTGTATTTACCACGGCATTCCCGCAGTACGCTGTTCAGGCGTTTGAAAAGGAAGCGTTTGACTATTTATTAAAGCCCATAACCTATGATCGCTTCCTGAAATGTATCCAGCATGCAAAACGTAAAAGAAAACAAGCCGCTAAAAACGATTATCCGATCAGGGAGGACTTTTTTAATATCAAAAGCGAAATCAAGGGCAGAATGGTGAAGATCACCTTTGACGAGGTGATGTACATCGAGGGCGCGGTTAACTATATTCAGATCCATACTACCGACGGCAAGCACATGACCTATTTGACCATGAAGGAGATTGAGCATCACCTTCCCAAACCGTTGTTTGCCAGAATTCACCGTTCCTTTATCGTGAATGTCAATTTTGTGAAGGTGACCGAACGCGGGCAGATCAAACTAAAAAACGGTGAGTCCCTGGACATGGGCGATAATTATAAACAACGTTTCCTGGATCTGATGGATGCATATTTGATTAAAACAAACCGTAAGCCGGATAAGGACGATTAG